Proteins encoded within one genomic window of Micromonospora halotolerans:
- a CDS encoding ACT domain-containing protein, translating to MLDVALLPGAYAVCRLPAGAVLTPHLWGELGDRDVVTVSWTADGVSVICPAERAPAGADVETEWRCLRLVGPLDAAVTGTLAALVDPLARARVNVVAFSTYDTDHLLVPAVRLVEATGALERAGHRVQT from the coding sequence ATGCTCGATGTCGCTCTGTTGCCGGGCGCGTACGCGGTGTGCCGCCTGCCGGCCGGCGCCGTGCTGACCCCACACCTCTGGGGCGAGCTGGGCGACCGCGACGTGGTGACGGTGAGCTGGACCGCCGACGGCGTCTCGGTGATCTGCCCCGCCGAGCGGGCCCCCGCCGGGGCGGACGTGGAGACCGAATGGCGCTGCCTGCGGCTGGTCGGCCCGCTCGACGCGGCGGTCACCGGCACCCTCGCCGCGCTGGTCGACCCGCTCGCCCGGGCCCGGGTCAACGTGGTGGCCTTCTCCACGTACGACACCGACCACCTGCTGGTGCCCGCCGTGCGGCTGGTCGAGGCGACGGGCGCGCTGGAGCGGGCCGGCCACCGGGTCCAGACGTGA
- the ddaH gene encoding dimethylargininase, with protein MVTVNQQRVPRKRTYLMCSPEHFAVEYAINPWMDVTAPVDAELAVKQWDRLRETLVGLGHEVHLLTPGRGLPDMVFAANGAFVVDGTVYGAQFKHEQRAAEAAAHRAFYEENGWRFIAPSETNEGEGDFAYVPEAHGGLILAGHGFRTELAAHAEAQEALNRPVVSLRLVDPRFYHLDVALASIDDENIVYYPGAFSAASQKVLTQLFPDAVVADDEDALAFGLNLVSDGLNVVLNSEATRLAGKLKAAGYHPVPVELAELKKGGGSVKCCIAELRH; from the coding sequence TTGGTGACCGTGAACCAGCAGCGAGTCCCGCGAAAGCGGACATATCTCATGTGCTCGCCCGAGCACTTCGCGGTCGAGTACGCGATCAACCCGTGGATGGATGTGACCGCCCCGGTCGACGCCGAGCTGGCGGTCAAGCAGTGGGACCGCCTGCGCGAGACCCTGGTCGGCCTCGGCCACGAGGTGCACCTGCTCACCCCCGGGCGCGGGCTGCCGGACATGGTCTTCGCCGCCAACGGCGCGTTCGTGGTGGACGGCACGGTCTACGGCGCCCAGTTCAAGCACGAGCAGCGGGCCGCCGAGGCCGCCGCGCACCGGGCGTTCTACGAGGAGAACGGCTGGCGGTTCATCGCGCCGAGCGAGACCAACGAGGGTGAGGGTGACTTCGCCTACGTGCCGGAGGCGCACGGCGGGCTGATCCTCGCCGGCCACGGGTTCCGCACCGAGCTGGCCGCGCACGCAGAGGCGCAGGAGGCGCTCAACCGGCCGGTGGTCTCGCTGCGCCTGGTGGACCCGCGCTTCTACCACCTGGATGTGGCGCTCGCCTCGATCGACGACGAGAACATCGTCTACTACCCGGGCGCCTTCTCGGCGGCCAGCCAGAAGGTGCTCACCCAGCTCTTCCCCGACGCGGTGGTCGCGGACGACGAGGACGCCCTGGCCTTCGGCCTCAACCTGGTCAGCGACGGGCTCAACGTCGTGCTGAACAGCGAGGCGACCCGGCTGGCCGGCAAGCTCAAGGCGGCCGGCTACCACCCGGTCCCGGTCGAGCTGGCCGAGCTGAAGAAGGGCGGCGGCAGCGTGAAGTGCTGCATCGCCGAGCTGCGCCACTGA
- a CDS encoding zinc-binding dehydrogenase, which yields MRAVWLREFGGPEVLVPGPAPDPEPGPGQVLVEVAHANITFVETMFRATGFGPVTAALPVIPGNGVGGTITAVGPGADPALLGRRVVSTTGGTGAYAERVAVDQGAPIPVPDGLPLDAAVALLADGRTALMLARAAALRPGERVLVEAAAGGVGGLLTQLATAAGTRVVAAAGGPRKVALLRERGLDPVVDYREPGWTDRVRAAVGGVDVVFDGVGGPLARSAFDLLDRGGRMVSFGLAGGAWADVPEAEAAARGVTLLRPRGTPEELRALTEQALAEGAAGRLRPLIGQRFPLERAADAHAAIQSRATVGKTLLDVR from the coding sequence GTGCGGGCGGTGTGGCTACGGGAGTTCGGCGGTCCGGAGGTGCTGGTCCCCGGACCGGCGCCGGATCCGGAGCCCGGCCCGGGGCAGGTGCTCGTCGAGGTGGCGCACGCGAACATCACCTTCGTCGAGACGATGTTCCGGGCGACCGGGTTCGGCCCGGTCACCGCGGCCCTGCCGGTGATCCCCGGCAACGGCGTCGGCGGGACGATCACCGCGGTCGGCCCCGGCGCGGACCCGGCCCTGCTCGGCCGGCGGGTGGTCAGCACCACCGGCGGCACCGGCGCGTACGCCGAGCGCGTGGCGGTGGACCAGGGCGCGCCGATCCCCGTACCGGACGGGCTGCCGCTGGACGCGGCCGTGGCGCTGCTCGCGGACGGCCGGACCGCGCTCATGCTGGCCCGGGCGGCCGCGCTGCGGCCCGGCGAGCGGGTGCTGGTCGAGGCGGCGGCCGGCGGCGTGGGCGGCCTGCTCACCCAGCTCGCCACGGCGGCCGGCACCCGGGTCGTCGCCGCGGCCGGCGGCCCCCGCAAGGTCGCCCTGCTGCGCGAGCGCGGCCTCGACCCGGTGGTCGACTACCGGGAGCCGGGCTGGACCGACCGGGTCCGGGCGGCCGTCGGCGGGGTGGACGTGGTCTTCGACGGGGTGGGCGGGCCGCTCGCCCGGTCGGCCTTCGACCTGCTCGACCGGGGCGGTCGGATGGTCAGCTTCGGGCTCGCCGGCGGCGCCTGGGCGGACGTGCCCGAGGCCGAGGCCGCCGCCCGAGGGGTGACCCTGCTCCGCCCCCGCGGCACCCCCGAGGAGCTGCGCGCCCTCACCGAACAGGCGCTCGCCGAGGGGGCCGCCGGCCGGCTCCGGCCACTGATCGGGCAGCGGTTCCCGCTGGAGCGGGCCGCCGACGCGCACGCCGCCATCCAGTCCCGGGCCACGGTCGGCAAGACCCTCCTCGACGTCCGCTGA
- a CDS encoding HAD family hydrolase, which yields MTRPGLPKLIATDLDGTLVRSDETVSAYTHEVLDRVRAAGIPVVGATGRGPRLTELTRNDIRAADFLVMAGGGRVVDQSDPAGPLVLRDERLSGSVLARILADLEAAVGPLTVMVEASDEPDAPLWGDYHPSWPYQDRFEARSRAECLSGDVLKAFARTADHHVDELLAAARRIVPAQLATLTQAGLGFVEICPPGVDKSTGLSVVAERLGVDPAEVLVFGDQPNDLPMFAWAGWGRVAVANAHPEVRAAADEITLRNDDDGVAVYLDRLLSR from the coding sequence ATGACCCGCCCGGGCCTGCCCAAGCTGATCGCCACCGACCTCGACGGCACGCTCGTCCGCAGCGACGAGACCGTCTCGGCGTACACCCACGAGGTGCTCGACCGGGTGCGGGCCGCGGGGATCCCGGTGGTCGGCGCCACCGGTCGGGGACCGCGCCTGACCGAGCTGACCCGCAACGACATCCGTGCCGCCGACTTCCTCGTGATGGCCGGCGGGGGCCGGGTGGTCGACCAGAGCGACCCGGCAGGGCCGCTGGTGCTGCGCGACGAGCGGCTGTCGGGCAGCGTGCTGGCCCGGATCCTGGCCGACCTGGAGGCCGCCGTCGGTCCGCTCACCGTCATGGTGGAGGCGTCGGACGAGCCCGACGCGCCGCTGTGGGGCGACTACCACCCGAGCTGGCCCTACCAGGACCGGTTCGAGGCGCGCAGCCGCGCGGAATGCCTCTCGGGCGACGTGCTCAAGGCGTTCGCGCGGACCGCCGACCACCACGTGGACGAGCTGCTGGCGGCGGCCCGCCGGATCGTCCCGGCCCAGCTGGCCACGCTCACCCAGGCCGGGCTCGGCTTCGTCGAGATCTGTCCGCCCGGGGTGGACAAGTCCACCGGGCTCAGCGTGGTCGCCGAGCGGCTCGGCGTCGACCCGGCCGAGGTGCTGGTCTTCGGCGACCAGCCGAACGACCTGCCGATGTTCGCGTGGGCCGGCTGGGGCCGCGTGGCGGTGGCCAACGCGCACCCGGAGGTCCGGGCCGCGGCCGACGAGATCACCCTGCGCAACGACGACGACGGCGTCGCGGTCTACCTGGACCGACTACTCTCCCGGTGA
- a CDS encoding HAD family hydrolase produces the protein MGEAPRLVATDIDGTLLRDDRTLSPRTAEVLARISAAGTPVVLVTGRPIRWLQLVYDQLAEPLPAICANGAVVYDPVTDEVLRADPLAPELLAEVARRLRAEVPDVSFAVEIVDSRQMRHEAHYPLRWDADADAIRAVESPEELHAAPAVKLLARAGEQDPDVFVRVVAGALQGLAEATHSSYSGLVEISAAGVTKAAGLAWYAARLGIDERDVLAFGDMPNDVPMLTWAGRAVAVANAHPAVLAIADEVTGANTEDGVAAYLEQVFGVA, from the coding sequence ATGGGAGAGGCACCTCGGCTCGTCGCGACGGACATCGACGGCACGCTGCTCCGGGACGACCGGACGCTCAGCCCGCGCACCGCGGAGGTGCTGGCCCGGATCTCCGCGGCGGGCACGCCGGTCGTGCTGGTCACCGGCCGCCCCATCCGCTGGCTCCAGCTCGTGTACGACCAGCTCGCCGAGCCGCTGCCGGCGATCTGCGCGAACGGCGCGGTGGTGTACGACCCGGTCACCGACGAGGTGCTCCGCGCCGATCCGCTCGCCCCCGAGCTGCTGGCCGAGGTGGCCCGGCGGCTCCGGGCCGAGGTGCCCGACGTGAGCTTCGCGGTGGAGATCGTGGACAGCCGGCAGATGCGGCACGAGGCGCACTACCCGCTGCGCTGGGACGCCGACGCCGACGCGATCCGGGCCGTCGAGTCACCCGAGGAGCTGCACGCCGCCCCGGCGGTGAAGCTGCTGGCCCGGGCCGGTGAGCAGGATCCGGACGTGTTCGTCCGGGTGGTGGCCGGCGCCCTGCAGGGGCTGGCCGAGGCGACCCACTCGTCGTACAGCGGGCTGGTGGAGATCTCCGCCGCCGGGGTGACCAAGGCGGCCGGCCTGGCCTGGTACGCGGCGCGCCTCGGCATCGACGAGCGGGACGTGCTGGCCTTCGGCGACATGCCGAACGACGTGCCGATGCTGACCTGGGCCGGGCGGGCGGTGGCGGTCGCCAACGCCCACCCGGCCGTTCTGGCGATCGCCGACGAGGTCACCGGTGCGAACACGGAGGACGGTGTGGCCGCGTACCTCGAACAGGTCTTCGGGGTGGCCTGA
- a CDS encoding ABC transporter substrate-binding protein, which produces MSQMNRRRALQLLAALGTTGLAAGCGSGTDTADEAKPGSPIKIGLIVPGSGPNKVIGDEITNGFQTFLTLNEGQLGGHPVTLVPAEEGDTAKTGQAAVDRLVKEGVLALTGVVSSAVMLGIRDAVEQARMPLIGSNASPISLQSVVYIWRTSYVLNEPGEALGQYLRDKLDASSQIAIFGTQGQSSRDVIDGLRRGYEQGGRRLTDDPIFTPDYPNPGKGAYAGSIRKALDRRPAPDVVFCHYSGAQAVQFVKQLYAEGYKGPIYAPGFLTEGTVLGQLDDGEKGEERGLIEKYGIETALNYSADLNNTANRVFASAYRKTYNVSPTTYAMASYDAAQVLNKAIRLVGDNPTPQQVNLALGKIGQIDSPRGAWQFNQSRTPQQKWYLRQVQLDGRILANVVINELATLG; this is translated from the coding sequence GTGTCACAGATGAACCGCAGGCGGGCGCTACAACTGCTGGCCGCACTGGGTACCACCGGGCTGGCGGCGGGCTGTGGCTCCGGAACCGACACCGCCGACGAGGCGAAGCCCGGCAGCCCGATCAAGATCGGTCTGATCGTCCCGGGCAGTGGGCCGAACAAGGTCATCGGGGACGAGATCACCAACGGGTTCCAGACGTTCCTCACCCTCAACGAGGGGCAACTCGGCGGCCACCCCGTGACGCTGGTGCCGGCCGAGGAGGGCGACACCGCCAAGACCGGCCAGGCCGCCGTCGACCGGCTGGTCAAGGAGGGCGTGCTGGCGCTCACCGGCGTGGTCAGCTCCGCGGTGATGCTCGGCATCCGGGACGCCGTGGAGCAGGCGCGGATGCCGCTGATCGGCTCCAACGCCTCCCCCATCAGCCTGCAGAGCGTCGTCTACATCTGGCGCACCTCCTACGTGCTGAACGAGCCGGGCGAGGCGCTCGGGCAGTACCTGCGGGACAAGCTGGACGCGTCCAGCCAGATCGCCATCTTCGGCACCCAGGGCCAGAGCAGCCGGGACGTCATCGACGGCCTCCGGCGCGGCTACGAGCAGGGTGGCCGCCGGCTGACCGACGACCCGATCTTCACCCCCGACTACCCCAACCCCGGCAAGGGCGCCTACGCGGGCTCGATCCGCAAGGCCCTGGACCGGCGCCCCGCGCCCGACGTGGTCTTCTGCCACTACTCCGGGGCGCAGGCCGTGCAGTTCGTCAAGCAGCTCTACGCCGAGGGCTACAAGGGCCCCATCTACGCGCCCGGCTTCCTCACCGAGGGCACCGTGCTCGGCCAGCTCGACGACGGCGAGAAGGGCGAGGAGCGGGGGCTGATCGAGAAGTACGGCATCGAGACCGCGCTGAACTACTCGGCCGACCTGAACAACACCGCCAACCGGGTGTTCGCCTCGGCGTACCGCAAGACCTACAACGTCTCACCCACCACCTACGCGATGGCCTCGTACGACGCCGCGCAGGTGCTGAACAAGGCGATCCGGCTGGTCGGTGACAACCCGACCCCGCAGCAGGTCAACCTGGCGCTCGGCAAGATCGGCCAGATCGACAGCCCGCGCGGCGCCTGGCAGTTCAACCAGTCGCGCACCCCGCAGCAGAAGTGGTACCTGCGCCAGGTCCAGCTCGACGGCCGGATACTCGCCAACGTCGTGATCAACGAGCTGGCGACGCTCGGCTGA
- a CDS encoding bacterial proteasome activator family protein yields the protein MGPMTEARFAGQDDEQGNDGIPGTVVVVGPDGRPVGTVQTEEGQGEDPTRLVEQPAKVMRIGSMIKQLLEEVKAAPLDDASRNRMREIHERSIVELKEGLAPELREELERISLPFTEDQAPSEGELRIAHAQLVGWLEGLFHGIQAALVAQQMAARVQLEQMRSGRQALPSGPGGGMVPGMPGMPQGNEGHTPGQYL from the coding sequence ATGGGTCCCATGACCGAAGCGCGCTTCGCCGGACAGGACGACGAACAGGGCAACGATGGCATCCCCGGCACCGTGGTGGTGGTCGGGCCGGACGGCCGGCCGGTCGGCACGGTGCAGACCGAGGAGGGCCAGGGTGAGGATCCGACCCGCCTGGTCGAGCAGCCCGCCAAGGTGATGCGGATCGGCAGCATGATCAAGCAGCTGCTGGAGGAGGTCAAGGCGGCGCCCCTGGACGACGCCAGCCGGAACCGGATGCGGGAGATCCACGAGCGCTCGATCGTCGAGCTGAAGGAGGGCCTCGCCCCCGAGCTGCGCGAGGAGCTGGAACGGATCTCGCTGCCCTTCACCGAGGACCAGGCGCCCAGCGAGGGCGAGCTGCGGATCGCCCACGCCCAGCTGGTCGGCTGGCTGGAGGGGCTGTTCCACGGCATCCAGGCCGCGCTGGTCGCCCAGCAGATGGCCGCCCGCGTCCAGCTGGAGCAGATGCGCTCCGGCCGGCAGGCGCTGCCCAGCGGCCCGGGCGGCGGAATGGTGCCGGGCATGCCGGGCATGCCGCAGGGCAACGAGGGCCACACCCCCGGCCAGTACCTCTGA
- a CDS encoding Lrp/AsnC family transcriptional regulator, which translates to MQIDAVDQRIIALLVADARASYADIGTRVSLSAPAVKRRVDRLRSAGVIRGFTAVVDPAAVGWTTEAFVELFCAGRTTPAQIGAAARRHPEVVGAYTVSGEADALVHLRAADIAHLEEALERLRAESFVTSSRSTIVLSRLVESPGVGPSSP; encoded by the coding sequence TTGCAGATAGACGCGGTCGACCAGCGAATCATTGCGTTGCTCGTGGCGGATGCCCGCGCCTCGTACGCGGACATCGGCACGCGGGTGTCACTCTCCGCCCCCGCCGTCAAGCGCCGGGTCGACCGACTCCGATCGGCGGGGGTCATCCGGGGCTTCACCGCGGTCGTCGACCCGGCCGCCGTCGGCTGGACCACCGAGGCGTTCGTCGAGCTGTTCTGCGCCGGCCGGACCACCCCCGCCCAGATCGGCGCCGCCGCCCGGCGGCATCCCGAGGTGGTCGGCGCGTACACGGTCTCCGGTGAGGCGGACGCCCTCGTGCACCTGCGGGCCGCCGACATCGCGCACCTGGAGGAAGCGCTGGAGCGGCTGCGGGCCGAGTCCTTCGTCACCTCGTCCCGCAGCACCATCGTCCTCTCCCGGCTGGTCGAGTCCCCCGGCGTCGGCCCCTCCTCCCCTTGA
- a CDS encoding alpha/beta hydrolase family protein: protein MPADPRAVLTRPAPPPDATVAYGDHPDQCADLRRPAGDGPPRRLVVVVHGGFWRAEYDRTHTGPMAAALAALGHPVAQVEYRRTGQPGGGWPHTLTDVLAGVAALPGLAAAALPGLVASAPPIVVGHSAGGHLALCVAAHAPATVGGVLALAPVADLAEAYRLDLDSGAVAALLGGGPADFPDRYAAADPSALVPVRPRTVVMHGLLDRQVPIAISRSWVAAARAAGSPATLIELPNCEHFGLIAPDSAAWPQVVDALRSLHDDLPGIDAASPSR from the coding sequence ATGCCCGCAGACCCGCGCGCCGTGCTGACCCGGCCGGCCCCGCCGCCGGACGCCACCGTCGCCTACGGCGACCACCCGGACCAGTGCGCCGACCTGCGCCGGCCGGCCGGCGACGGGCCGCCCCGCCGGCTGGTGGTCGTGGTGCACGGCGGTTTCTGGCGGGCCGAGTACGACCGCACCCACACCGGCCCGATGGCGGCGGCGCTGGCCGCGCTCGGCCACCCGGTCGCCCAGGTCGAGTACCGGCGTACCGGCCAGCCGGGCGGGGGCTGGCCGCACACGCTCACCGACGTGCTGGCCGGGGTGGCGGCGCTGCCCGGGTTGGCCGCGGCCGCGCTGCCCGGCCTGGTGGCATCCGCCCCGCCGATCGTCGTGGGCCACTCGGCCGGCGGGCACCTGGCGCTGTGCGTCGCCGCGCACGCCCCGGCCACGGTCGGCGGTGTGCTGGCGCTGGCGCCGGTCGCGGACCTGGCCGAGGCGTACCGGCTGGATCTGGACTCCGGCGCGGTGGCCGCGCTGCTCGGCGGCGGCCCGGCCGATTTCCCGGACCGGTACGCCGCTGCGGATCCATCGGCATTGGTGCCGGTACGACCACGGACAGTAGTCATGCACGGCCTCCTCGACCGGCAGGTCCCGATCGCCATCAGCCGGTCCTGGGTGGCGGCCGCCCGGGCCGCCGGCAGCCCGGCCACGCTGATTGAGCTGCCCAATTGCGAGCATTTCGGGCTGATCGCACCGGACTCGGCGGCCTGGCCGCAGGTGGTCGACGCGTTGCGGTCGCTTCACGATGATCTTCCGGGCATTGACGCAGCGTCGCCGAGCAGGTAG
- a CDS encoding OsmC family protein, translated as MPIRTASARWQGNLTEGSGTVHTGKGGLTGNYSFKSRFEEGEGTNPEELIGAAHASCFSMALSKQLADAGATDTSVETTAKVHFDKTDAGMTVTRIDLETVGQVPGLDEAEFTKLAEAAKENCPISRLLSPGAQITLNARLG; from the coding sequence ATGCCTATCCGTACCGCTTCCGCTCGCTGGCAGGGCAACCTCACCGAGGGGTCCGGCACCGTCCACACCGGCAAGGGCGGCCTGACCGGCAACTACTCCTTCAAGTCCCGCTTCGAGGAGGGCGAGGGCACCAACCCCGAGGAGCTGATCGGCGCCGCGCACGCCAGCTGCTTCTCGATGGCCCTCTCCAAGCAGCTCGCCGACGCGGGCGCCACCGACACCTCGGTGGAGACCACCGCCAAGGTGCACTTCGACAAGACCGACGCGGGCATGACCGTGACCCGGATCGACCTGGAGACCGTCGGCCAGGTCCCGGGCCTGGACGAGGCCGAGTTCACCAAGCTGGCCGAGGCGGCCAAGGAGAACTGCCCGATCTCCCGGCTGCTCTCCCCGGGCGCGCAGATCACGCTGAACGCCCGCCTGGGCTGA
- a CDS encoding AIM24 family protein, producing MRSALFSAENLEKESQQPGMRLQNSKMLKIELNGEAMARVGSMVAYQGQVQFQALGSGGIGKFIKQRLTGEGVPLMKLSGRGDVFLAELAKDVHIIDLEPGDALSINGSSVLAFDSTLQYDIKMVGGAGMASSSGLFNCVFTGHGRIAITTKGTPVVLNVDAPTYVDPQAAVCWSANLQTGYHRAEQLGLGTLLGRSTGEAFTMSFAGQGFVVVQPSEEPPVQGSGAQQQQGGLLGGLLQ from the coding sequence ATGCGCAGCGCGCTGTTCTCCGCGGAGAACCTTGAGAAGGAGTCCCAGCAGCCGGGCATGCGGCTGCAGAACTCCAAGATGCTGAAGATCGAGCTGAACGGCGAGGCCATGGCCCGCGTCGGGTCCATGGTCGCGTACCAGGGTCAGGTGCAGTTCCAGGCGCTCGGCTCCGGCGGCATCGGCAAGTTCATCAAGCAGCGGCTCACCGGTGAGGGCGTGCCGCTGATGAAGCTCTCCGGGCGCGGCGACGTCTTCCTCGCCGAGCTGGCCAAGGACGTGCACATCATCGACCTGGAGCCCGGCGACGCGCTGTCGATCAACGGTTCCAGCGTGCTGGCCTTCGACTCGACGCTCCAGTACGACATCAAGATGGTCGGCGGCGCCGGGATGGCGTCCTCGTCCGGCCTGTTCAACTGCGTCTTCACCGGCCACGGCCGGATCGCGATCACCACGAAGGGCACCCCGGTCGTGCTCAACGTCGACGCCCCGACCTACGTCGACCCGCAGGCCGCGGTCTGCTGGTCGGCCAACCTCCAGACCGGCTACCACCGGGCCGAGCAGCTCGGCCTGGGCACGCTGCTCGGCCGGAGCACCGGCGAGGCGTTCACGATGAGCTTCGCCGGTCAGGGCTTCGTCGTGGTCCAGCCCTCCGAGGAGCCTCCGGTGCAGGGCAGCGGCGCCCAGCAGCAGCAGGGCGGCCTGCTCGGCGGCCTGCTGCAGTGA
- a CDS encoding PAS domain-containing protein, with protein sequence MAHVELSLSEVFVPPAGTPTEQESDNVGRWSGMVSHAAEPCLLIDADTTVVAISSSGCDLLCLGAPEDVIGRPLLEGGLRLVDFTASPSELTEQETDKIPPLLALHSGRLARGLLRVQGPGSDAGTTVDAISTPVLTDGQVAGSLTFFSAV encoded by the coding sequence GTGGCCCACGTCGAACTCTCGCTCTCGGAAGTGTTCGTGCCCCCGGCGGGGACACCGACCGAGCAGGAGTCCGACAACGTCGGGCGGTGGTCCGGCATGGTCTCCCACGCCGCCGAGCCGTGCCTGCTGATCGACGCCGACACCACCGTGGTGGCGATCTCCTCGTCCGGCTGCGACCTGCTCTGCCTCGGCGCCCCGGAGGACGTGATCGGCCGGCCGCTGCTGGAGGGCGGCCTGCGCCTGGTCGACTTCACCGCCAGCCCGAGCGAGCTGACCGAGCAGGAGACCGACAAGATCCCGCCACTGCTGGCGCTGCACTCCGGCCGGCTGGCCCGGGGGCTGCTCCGGGTCCAGGGGCCCGGCTCCGACGCCGGCACGACGGTCGACGCCATCTCCACACCGGTGCTCACCGACGGCCAGGTGGCCGGCTCGCTCACCTTCTTCTCGGCGGTCTGA
- the pheA gene encoding prephenate dehydratase produces the protein MPGTPPTRFVYLGPEGTFAEQALRTVPAAERGGRTPARSVGEALDAVRAGEADAALVPMENSIGGAVGVTLDELAEGEPLVITREVILPVEFVLAARSGIALADVRTVAAHPQASTQCRGWLRDHLPDATVVDVLSNGAAAAGAANGEYDAAICAPIGATRHRLALLADKIADHPDAVTRFALVSRPGPPPPPTGDDVTSLAVYIAHDRVGALLSVLTELATRGVNLTRIESRPTGEALGRYVFFLDCTGHVADVRLGEALQGLRRVCADVRFLGSYPRHRWNPAAGDRPVPAPAGLSDSDYADAAAWLSRLRAGELN, from the coding sequence ATGCCGGGAACACCGCCGACCCGCTTCGTCTACCTGGGTCCCGAGGGCACCTTCGCCGAGCAGGCGCTGCGCACCGTCCCCGCCGCCGAGCGCGGTGGCCGGACGCCGGCGCGCAGCGTGGGCGAGGCGCTCGACGCCGTACGGGCGGGCGAGGCCGACGCGGCGCTGGTGCCCATGGAGAACTCGATCGGCGGCGCGGTCGGGGTGACCCTGGACGAGCTGGCCGAGGGGGAACCCCTGGTGATCACCCGCGAGGTGATCCTGCCGGTGGAGTTCGTCCTCGCCGCCCGCTCCGGGATCGCGCTGGCCGACGTGCGCACCGTGGCGGCCCACCCGCAGGCGTCCACCCAGTGCCGGGGCTGGCTGCGCGACCACCTGCCCGACGCCACGGTGGTCGACGTGCTCTCCAACGGCGCCGCCGCGGCGGGTGCGGCGAACGGCGAGTACGACGCCGCCATCTGCGCCCCGATCGGCGCCACCCGGCACCGGCTGGCCCTGCTCGCCGACAAGATCGCCGACCACCCGGACGCGGTGACCCGGTTCGCGCTGGTCTCCCGCCCCGGCCCGCCCCCGCCCCCGACCGGCGACGACGTGACCTCGCTGGCGGTCTACATCGCGCACGACCGGGTCGGCGCGCTGCTGTCGGTGCTCACGGAGCTGGCCACCCGCGGGGTGAACCTCACCCGGATCGAGTCCCGCCCCACCGGCGAGGCGCTCGGCCGGTACGTGTTCTTCCTCGATTGCACCGGCCACGTGGCCGACGTGCGCCTCGGCGAGGCGTTGCAGGGGCTGCGGCGGGTCTGTGCGGACGTGCGCTTCCTGGGGTCGTACCCCCGGCACCGCTGGAACCCGGCGGCGGGCGACCGGCCGGTCCCCGCGCCGGCCGGCCTCTCCGACAGCGACTACGCGGACGCGGCGGCCTGGCTGTCCCGGCTGCGCGCGGGCGAGCTGAACTGA
- a CDS encoding metallopeptidase family protein produces the protein MQMSRERFEELVGEALDEVPEELLGLMSNVVILVEDNPPPGEDLLGLYEGHALTERGWDYAGVLPDRILIFRNPILGICDTEDDVVEEVAVTVVHEIAHHFGIDDERLHALGWG, from the coding sequence GTGCAGATGAGCCGGGAGCGGTTCGAGGAGCTCGTCGGCGAGGCGCTCGACGAGGTGCCCGAGGAGCTGCTCGGGCTGATGAGCAACGTGGTCATCCTGGTCGAGGACAACCCGCCGCCGGGCGAGGACCTGCTCGGGCTCTACGAGGGGCACGCGCTCACCGAGCGGGGCTGGGACTACGCCGGCGTGCTGCCGGACCGCATCCTCATCTTCCGCAACCCCATCCTGGGGATCTGCGACACCGAGGACGACGTCGTGGAGGAGGTCGCCGTGACGGTGGTGCACGAGATCGCCCACCACTTCGGCATCGACGACGAGCGCCTGCACGCCCTCGGCTGGGGCTGA